One genomic region from Shewanella aestuarii encodes:
- the mntA gene encoding type VII toxin-antitoxin system MntA family adenylyltransferase antitoxin gives MPIEYKELEALAATQSEVVTLWLYGSQAKGTASEHSDWDLAVAFEPVKLDDTLDNRLRAELLAMDWQRALGLPEGKLSIIDINLAPIPLAFGIIEANKVLYSRDEGRRMREEARIMSQMELDYQYHL, from the coding sequence ATGCCCATCGAATATAAAGAATTAGAAGCTTTAGCTGCAACTCAAAGTGAAGTAGTAACATTGTGGTTGTATGGTTCTCAAGCGAAAGGAACTGCGAGTGAGCATAGTGACTGGGATTTAGCGGTGGCCTTTGAGCCTGTAAAATTAGACGATACACTCGACAACCGTTTGAGAGCGGAATTGTTGGCGATGGATTGGCAACGAGCTCTAGGACTACCTGAAGGCAAACTTTCAATTATCGATATCAATTTAGCACCAATTCCACTTGCTTTTGGTATTATTGAGGCGAATAAAGTGTTGTATAGTCGAGATGAAGGGCGCAGGATGCGTGAAGAAGCGCGAATTATGTCGCAGATGGAACTTGATTATCAGTATCATCTTTAA
- the rfbC gene encoding dTDP-4-dehydrorhamnose 3,5-epimerase, giving the protein MKVIKTSIPDVKIIEPTVFADERGFFMESWNQQRFEQCVTGHSTVFVQDNHSRSTKGTLRGLHYQEQHTQGKLVWVTSGEVFDVAVDIRQGSATYGQWVGEYLSAKNKRQIWIPAGFAHGFYVLSDHADFVYKCTDYYDASSEKAILWNDADLNIDWPLTAAPLLSDKDQQAGVFAEIKPLGW; this is encoded by the coding sequence ATGAAAGTCATTAAAACCAGTATTCCTGATGTTAAAATTATCGAGCCAACCGTGTTTGCCGATGAGCGTGGTTTTTTTATGGAAAGCTGGAACCAACAACGCTTTGAGCAATGTGTGACGGGCCACTCAACGGTGTTTGTACAAGATAACCACTCTCGTTCGACTAAAGGCACCTTGCGTGGATTACATTATCAAGAGCAGCATACCCAAGGTAAGTTAGTTTGGGTGACCTCAGGTGAGGTATTTGATGTTGCGGTGGATATTCGTCAAGGTTCAGCCACTTATGGGCAATGGGTGGGAGAATATTTATCTGCAAAGAATAAACGTCAAATTTGGATCCCCGCGGGTTTTGCTCATGGATTTTATGTGTTGAGCGACCATGCCGATTTTGTTTATAAATGCACGGATTATTATGATGCATCATCTGAAAAAGCGATTTTATGGAATGATGCGGATTTGAATATCGACTGGCCATTAACTGCAGCACCGTTATTGTCCGATAAAGATCAGCAAGCTGGCGTTTTTGCAGAAATTAAACCCCTGGGTTGGTAA
- the rfbD gene encoding dTDP-4-dehydrorhamnose reductase codes for MTNKVVNPCSEPNTSSSRFYTSIKSNKTSKTVKVLLTGAAGAVGISIAQHLAEQVNLFSYTHEQLDITHADSVFTVIDKLKPDIIINAAGYTAVDNAQVDEAQARLVNCNGAKNLALAAERIDAILIHLSTDYVFSGESDSAYTEQDLPHPINVYGHSKLAGELAIQQHCAKHIIIRTAWVFAEHGHNFVKTIVELIKTHPVLTIVDDQIGGPTYAGDIAKVIGTVVDRITHTDFSADNYGVYHYCGMPYVSWKGFADSIILAAKQAELIAVSPKVNGTVSENYPRPAKRPKNSRLDCGKIQQIFNVSLSDWQTALTFVVGSNNKDLEPK; via the coding sequence ATGACAAATAAAGTTGTAAATCCTTGCTCAGAGCCAAATACATCTAGCAGCAGGTTTTATACCTCTATCAAAAGTAACAAGACTAGCAAGACGGTTAAAGTCCTGCTAACGGGCGCTGCTGGCGCAGTGGGTATATCGATTGCTCAGCACTTGGCTGAGCAGGTTAATTTATTTAGCTATACCCATGAACAACTTGATATTACTCATGCTGACTCAGTTTTTACTGTTATTGATAAACTTAAGCCGGATATCATTATCAATGCTGCGGGTTATACCGCAGTGGATAATGCACAAGTTGATGAAGCTCAAGCCAGATTGGTTAATTGTAATGGCGCTAAAAATCTCGCTTTAGCTGCTGAAAGAATCGATGCGATTTTGATCCACCTTTCCACCGATTACGTTTTTTCAGGCGAGTCTGACTCCGCCTATACCGAACAAGATTTACCTCATCCCATCAATGTTTATGGACACTCTAAGCTAGCGGGTGAATTAGCCATACAACAACATTGTGCCAAACACATTATTATCAGAACCGCTTGGGTTTTTGCTGAACATGGGCATAATTTTGTGAAAACCATTGTAGAGTTAATTAAAACTCACCCCGTGCTGACTATCGTCGACGATCAAATTGGCGGCCCAACGTATGCCGGTGATATTGCGAAAGTGATTGGCACTGTTGTTGATAGAATAACCCATACCGATTTTTCAGCTGATAATTATGGCGTATACCATTATTGCGGTATGCCTTATGTGAGCTGGAAAGGCTTTGCTGATTCGATCATCTTGGCGGCGAAGCAAGCTGAGCTTATCGCCGTATCCCCCAAGGTTAATGGTACAGTATCTGAAAATTACCCAAGACCGGCTAAAAGGCCGAAAAATTCACGTTTAGATTGTGGTAAAATACAGCAAATTTTTAATGTGTCACTTTCAGACTGGCAAACTGCATTAACCTTTGTAGTGGGTTCGAATAACAAGGATCTTGAGCCAAAATGA
- the rfbA gene encoding glucose-1-phosphate thymidylyltransferase RfbA has protein sequence MKGIILAGGSGTRLYPLTRGVSKQLLPIYDKPMIYYPLSVLMLAGIRDVLIITTPEDQASFVRLLGDGSDFGISLTYSVQASPDGLAQAFIIGEQFIADSSVCLVLGDNIFYGQYFSHSLFSAMNKGHGATIFAHQVKDPQRFGVVEFDKALNVLSIEEKPLKPKSNYAVTGLYFYDNRVVEFAKALTPSSRGELEISDINNRYLAEKSLNLEILGRGFAWLDTGTHESLHEASGFVQTIENVQGLKVACLEEIAWRKGWLTNERLSTIAHSMQNNAYGQYLAKLLNQ, from the coding sequence ATGAAAGGTATTATTCTTGCTGGCGGCTCAGGGACACGTCTTTACCCATTAACTCGGGGTGTATCGAAGCAGTTATTGCCTATTTATGATAAACCGATGATTTATTATCCGTTATCCGTATTGATGCTTGCTGGTATTCGTGATGTGTTGATTATTACTACCCCAGAAGACCAAGCAAGCTTTGTACGTTTATTGGGTGACGGCAGTGATTTTGGTATTTCGTTAACCTATTCAGTGCAAGCATCACCTGATGGTTTGGCGCAGGCTTTTATTATTGGCGAGCAATTTATTGCTGATAGTTCAGTGTGCTTAGTGTTAGGTGATAACATTTTTTATGGTCAATATTTTAGCCATTCATTATTTAGCGCAATGAATAAAGGTCATGGTGCGACAATTTTTGCCCATCAAGTCAAAGATCCACAGCGTTTTGGTGTTGTTGAATTTGATAAAGCGTTGAACGTATTATCCATTGAAGAAAAACCACTAAAACCTAAATCAAATTATGCGGTTACTGGATTATATTTTTATGATAATCGAGTGGTAGAGTTTGCCAAAGCGCTAACGCCCTCCTCTCGAGGTGAGCTTGAAATATCAGACATTAATAATCGCTATTTAGCTGAGAAGAGCTTAAATCTTGAGATATTAGGGCGAGGGTTTGCGTGGCTAGATACCGGCACCCATGAAAGTTTGCATGAGGCATCAGGCTTTGTGCAAACCATTGAAAATGTACAAGGTTTAAAAGTGGCCTGTTTAGAAGAGATTGCTTGGCGAAAAGGTTGGCTAACGAATGAACGATTATCCACAATCGCCCACTCGATGCAAAACAACGCTTATGGGCAATATTTGGCTAAGTTGCTTAACCAATGA
- the rfbB gene encoding dTDP-glucose 4,6-dehydratase, with protein sequence MKILVTGGAGFIGSAVIRHLIHQTHHSVVNVDKLTYAGNLLSLTSVEQDSRYCFERLDICEQALLQQVFERHQPDAVMHLAAESHVDRSITGPSDFIQTNIVGTYSLLEVSRQYWQRLSDEKQKQFRLHHISTDEVYGDLAHPDDVEQAVLPLFTEQTAYAPSSPYSASKAASDHLVRAWHRTYGLPTLVSNCSNNYGPYHFPEKLIPLVILNALEGKPLPIYGKGDQIRDWLYVEDHARALVKVLTEGEVGETYNIGGHNERRNIEVVTEICNVLDELMPKSTSYAEQIDYVTDRPGHDRRYAIDAAKIARTLNWSPQETFESGIRKTVQWYLANTHWCKQVQDGSYQRERLGLSV encoded by the coding sequence ATACTGGTAACAGGTGGGGCAGGCTTTATTGGATCGGCGGTTATTCGTCATCTTATTCATCAAACTCACCATAGTGTGGTGAATGTGGATAAGTTAACCTATGCGGGTAATTTATTGTCATTAACGTCAGTTGAGCAAGATAGTCGCTACTGTTTTGAACGGCTTGATATATGTGAACAAGCGTTGTTACAACAAGTCTTTGAGCGGCATCAGCCTGATGCGGTGATGCATTTAGCCGCCGAAAGTCACGTTGACCGTTCAATCACTGGTCCGAGTGATTTTATTCAAACCAACATTGTGGGTACATATAGTTTATTAGAGGTTAGTCGTCAGTATTGGCAAAGATTATCCGATGAAAAGCAGAAGCAATTTCGATTGCATCATATTTCGACTGATGAAGTATATGGTGATTTAGCGCATCCAGATGATGTTGAGCAAGCAGTTTTGCCGCTGTTTACCGAACAAACTGCCTATGCCCCCAGTAGCCCTTATTCCGCATCAAAAGCGGCGAGTGATCATCTGGTACGTGCTTGGCATCGCACTTATGGGCTGCCAACCTTGGTGTCAAATTGTTCAAATAATTATGGCCCTTATCATTTTCCTGAAAAGCTTATTCCCTTGGTCATTTTAAATGCGCTGGAAGGTAAACCGTTACCCATTTATGGTAAGGGGGATCAGATCCGTGATTGGTTATATGTCGAGGACCATGCCCGTGCATTAGTGAAAGTGTTAACCGAGGGCGAGGTAGGGGAGACCTATAATATTGGTGGCCATAACGAAAGACGTAACATTGAAGTCGTGACTGAAATTTGTAATGTGCTGGATGAGCTCATGCCTAAATCAACATCCTATGCAGAACAAATTGATTATGTTACCGATAGACCGGGACATGACAGACGCTATGCAATTGATGCCGCTAAAATTGCCCGAACCCTTAATTGGTCGCCACAAGAGACCTTTGAGTCAGGTATACGCAAAACCGTTCAATGGTATTTAGCGAATACCCATTGGTGTAAACAGGTGCAAGATGGCAGTTATCAACGCGAACGCTTAGGTCTTTCGGTATAA